AGTTCCAGAATTTATCAATTTTAGTCTAAAGTTTACAATTTCTTCTGTCATTTCCTCCATGTTTTAACATTACAAGGTAAGTGGTTTATTGTATTGTTGCTGATGACGCACACTTTTTTCAGAACAATTTGTCTTTTTCATGGcatctttgatttttttttcgggaACAAGGGCACGATAATCTATTTAAATATATAGGATACAATATAGGTTATTGAAGCATCTATTTTTCTAGTTATTTAGTGATACAAATCCGACGTCTTTAATTGTCCGCAACAGTACAAAACAAAAGTCCCCAGTCCGTGTGTTCTCTTTGGAATTAAACATTCACTTTGCGTGGATCTCTTTCATGGCGCTGTATATCTTATAGAAGGCATACATCGGAATGGCAGATACAAATGTAGCGCTCAATAAAAGTTCTCCGTATTGAACTCCTTTTTCCCGCTTACTTGCCCCATCAGGTATTGGGTTCAGAGCAAAAGCAATACCCCAAATGAAGTATGCAACTGTGCCCAAAAAGAAGATGCCAGACCTGGATTCAAAAAGGTAAGGAATCAATCATAAGTTAGAATAAGCGCCGATGGTACGTACCATGACACAAAAGCGAAAGGTAATGCGACCAATTTCCAAAACTTGGCGTCGGGGTCCATTGCCTAACCGTAAATTAAAAAAGTAATTAGTGGCAGTGCGATCATAATTAAAATAGACTTGTTTTGAACTCACAGAACTCCTCCACGTTTCTTCCATGATCCGAGTTTTGATGAAGCGGTCTCTGGCCTGAAGATATATGTGACTGGACACGAGGCTTGCAACTGCGAACAGTCCTGAGGATACAGTGAACATGCGGGGGACCAAATTCATGTACACGGGTTCGATTTGCAGGATAACTGGTGCTGTACTAAAGTAAGAAAACAAACCCTCACGTTGATTTAGCTGAAATTTAACAGGGAGTGATTGACGTACCcaatcaaaaacaaagatGCGAGTTTGATGGACTCCCATGCTTTGAACATGTTCTCCACTTTAAGCATGTATGCTGTACTGACAATATGTAGATTGTTGGTCCCCAAGTTGTCGATTGTGTCCATAGCATCATTCCCTTCCACACGGACGTAGCGAAAGTAGTAGAAAAATATTCTTGCCCCTGGATAAACTGGTGCGTCTAATAGGAATGCTGCAAGACGGCAGAGCCAAGTTGTACCACGCTGTAAAATATTGGCGGTATTGATTCTATATAGGGTGGATGTCAGTATTACAAACTAGAGATATGAAATAAAAATTATGCACCTGCTACGATGGCGGTGATCATTTATGTCAATATTGAACGGACTTTGGTATCTGTAAATATGCTAGTCTTTCAGCTCGTTGGAGAAATTACTTACTTCCCAAATGGTAGTGGCCTTGCCAAACCTCTGTCTGAAGAACGTTCAGCAGAAATAGGTGTTTGAGGAGCTTGAAGAGGGTTCGGAGTACTCGACTCTTCATTGCTCATCGCCCAAGTCTTGATAAGAGGTGGATGAAGATCTTTTGGAGAACAAAACGAATGTCGAAACATGTAGCTACAAGTTGCTTTTATTTATTGATGAGTAGGTAAGAAAAAGCAAGGGGCCCAGTAACAAATAACGGGGTAATAGGAATGTCTCGCTTGCTTTTCATATGCCAATTCGTTTACCCTTTACCCTTGCACACATCTGGCAGTTTTTTTCACTGTGTGCCGGGGTAGACCGAATTCGTTTTATGTATTCACTTTTACACAGTATAATCCGTCTACATTCGAGTCATTGATCTATAAATAAACGTGTTAGACGCCCATTGCGGCAGTGCTTGAAGTCGGGAAAATCAAGCACCGGCCATGGTAAGATTTACATAGCCCAACTTTATAGAGCCAAACCCCATGCCCACAGCTAGAATGAGGTTAATACTTTGAAACATCCACCCGTAGTGGCGTTTTTCCTCACCAACTCCTCGACGGCGATAAAGTGTATTGTAATTGGGCGTTTAACATGTATTGCTCATCACTCCGAACCAACCGGCTTGCTAGGCATAATAAAACACATTCGCAATATATTTGTACAACCACCAACTTATATTCCCTCTTTCTAAAACTACAACTACTGTCCATGGCTGAAATGGAACTGGAAGCCGCCCTGGCCACCGGGGAACGCACCACCAGGGAACCCGCGAGGCATACCACCGCCAAACTGCCCCCCAAAGCCGCCTGCCTGCTGCTGGAAGAAGTGAGCGAACGGATGCTGGCCATTTTGGAACGGGTGCCCGCCCTGCTGCGCCATTGGATCCATTGGGTCCTCGCCGTTGTCGAAGCGCTGCCGTAGCTCGGGATTGGACAGCACCTCATACGCCTCGTTGAGTAGCGCCATTTTGGCCTCTGACCCGCCCTTGTCCGGGTGTGCGCTCTTCGCAGCTTTCCGGCTATCGTCAAGTGCGGTAAGTATTCTGTGTTTTCGATAAGCAAAACAGGACGTACTAAGCTTTCTTGATGGTCTTTTGGTCTGCATCTCTGGAAACGCCAATAATTTTGTAGTAATCCTTTTGTTTACTCTGCTTGAGAAGTTTTTGCGCCTTTTGCAACCGTTGATGAATCTAAAGCAGGGAAAAATCAGTAAATGTATGCGCAATTGAATGGTAGCCTCAATAAACGCCAAAATAGACCCAAATAGAACTCACCTCTCTGTCAGAGCGCCCGCTGCTCTCGAAAGCCCTTTCCAGTGTCCGTACAGCGTCCTCCCACTCTTCTTTCGCCAATAGGGCCTCACCACGTCCCACGAGCCCATCAACGTCCTCATTGCATCCGTCAAGAGTCAACAGCTCATCACACCAGCGCTCCATCTGCGTTTTGTAATCGGCAGAAGATTTGACGGTGTCTGCGAGGTGCGTGTACGATTTACACAGCGCCCGAACGAGCTTCTGGCGCTGAGGAGAGACTTTGGAGGCAAGCGGGAGGTGAATACGCGGTGTCTTTTTGCCCTTCTTCGCGGATGTGGGGGCAGGTTGGGGAATGCTGGCTTGAATGAGTGTTGGTGGTACAAGGGGGAGaacctctttttcttcaccgACGTTGGAGAGCATGGCTTCCTCCCACCGCTTCCAGAGGTCGCCGTTCTTGCCGCCTTCTGGGGTGAGGAGCAGTTTGATGATGCCTCGCCAGTCTGACTTTCCAAGGAGGTCATCGAGTTGGGCGAAGGATTTCTCAAAGGATTTAAGCATACGGCGCAGGCTTAGGCATGGTTTGGAATCAGGATCGTAATGGAGGCATTGTTTGAGGGTATTAAGAGGAGCTGGAGATGGGGAAAGGAGGAAATAAGATAATCGGAAAATGTGGGTAAGCAGCTGGGTGGATGGCTGTAGCAGGTGAGAAAGACGACTGTAAAAGTCCATCAGGGAGGAGATATAGAAAGTCGAGAGATATAAACTCACGTCAGGTCGCCAACACTACTCTCAATATCCCCCGCCGCTAGCGAACATTCCGCCCGCCATGTTCTAATTTCCAGGGAGTGGCTCGCTACCCGCAGAGCCTGAGAGGCGCTCTCAACGCAGGCGTTCCAGAGCTCTGCGTTACGTTCCTTCTCAGTCTTCGTTCTAAGCTTTTCTCCCTCTAACATATCTGCCTCCAGCTCCTCAGCCTCTTTGTCCTTGCCTTTTGCCTTGACGTAAGCCGAGAACGATGTCTTGGCAAGTGAGAAGTGGCCTTCACGGGTGAATATCCGTGCCTTCATTAGATGGGCATTATCGAAGGTATTGGAGGTGAGCGACAGAACTTTATCAAAGTCTTCAAGTGCTGAGTTATGTCTCTGCAGTGAATAGTATGCCGTGGCGCGTTTGTAATAGAGGAGATAATCTGCTGGCGATTGTTCTGCATGGGGGTAAGTGTTCGGTTCATTGTGGCACTGTGGGGCGGCTGACCTATGGCTTCTGAGTATACTTTGGCGGCCTCGTTGAACATGCCCGATGATAGTAACACATTTGCCTTGGTAATGAGAGGTTGGAGTCCTGGGGGATAGAGACCAGTGTCCGCAGACGCCTGGTTGGCTAGCAAAAGCAACAAAGGTGAGAGTGCGAAGAGCCTCATTGGAAGATATCAATTATAGTATTAAGCCAGTGTTGAAAGTACCGAGAGCCTTCGCGAATGAAGACACTGATtagagaggaggaggaaaggaggGAATCGAAGGTTAGATACAATTGTAAGTTGAACCGTTGGAGCTTTTCGGATATATTTGTCCTGAACCATCAAGGACACGTAGCGTCCCACGGTCACTCTGGTTTTGCTTCCGTGGCCCTAGGATCTAATCTTATCAAGTTCCTTGCCCCTTGGCCCTTGCCTCAACCTTGCCTCAACCCGGCCACGCCGATTGTCGACTTTGACTTGCTAAGAGACAGCAGCGTCAAAATGAAAGGGGTGAATCGTTTCAAGGATGCATATTTCGAGGCTTCATACATTTCAACTGTGACAGTCTTTCCCGGTCGGCCAATCCTCGTCAAATATCTGGATAAGTCGGCGAACGTCACAAGAGATGCAACGTGTTCCGAATTAGCCCTAAATCATGGGGGCTGTTTATTTCTTGCTCTCCGTGGATGCATGACATGCGCTTTCGCTGGCAACTGTTGCAGAAAATTTGCATTCTTTTCCATTGGAAAGTAAGCAGGTTCTGCATAACGGCTTAGACTTCTGCGCAACTAGCATCTCTGAAGTACCCCGGGGCCCGGGCGAGGACGTTCCGTCATGAAAATCGACTCCTCAGGATGTTCCAATACCGGAAAAATGCCTGATTTTTAGCACAATGTCGTTCCAGAAATTTTGGAGGTCGTTCCAAAAGCCGGTCGCATATCGAATAAGACAGCGGCATCTTGAGAATGCCCTTGGCCGTCACAAATCCTTGAGCAGCTCAGTTACAGTTAAGCATTAATGGGGTAGTGGTAACCTGGGTCGTTGCCATTCGAGTGATTAAGCTCGACCCGCCGGGGGTTCGATTCCCCCTTAATGCACGCCTGTGTGGTACATGTAAGGTGACTTGTATGTACTATATAtgcaatttcatttttctttttcttggcattGTTTAATTATACCATGGCATGCACTTATGGCGCGAAGCCAATTAATCTACTGTAGACTTAGAAATAGGATGGAGTGCCAAAAGAATATAGCAAGTTATTTTTAACATTCAGTTCTGGAACTCTATATTGTGCACCGTGCATCCTTGTCCAAGTATTTTATTAATTGGTTTCACAGACACGTTCTCCCAAACTCAATGCATCAGCTGCAAAATGAAGAATTTCAAAAGGCTGTATAGACGACCCCCGAAGTTTTGTCTTTCTAAGTTCTAACCCTGTGTCGTACCCAGATACATCAACATATATAATGCAATCCGAGGAGGACTGCGGCGAATTCAGAGAATGCAGCTAAAGTGGATCACCAAACGGATTGTTTTATTTGTTCTACCAATTTCGAACGGAGAGCTGCAAGCTTTTTTGCACTGTGCGGTTTAGCTAGAAATGCAAATATGGGACATCAAAGTCCTGATTCGGTGAGCTGCAAGTGTTCAAACACTATATGATTTTTAGACTTGTACACCTCTCTCTTTGACTTAAAACCCTTTGGAATGCCCTCAAAAAGTTAGTTTAGGAGTCGCACACAGTATCTCTGACATAAATTTCAATATACAGATTCAAATGCAAAAAGCTATGACAAGAGTGGGACTTGAACCCACGCCACGATTCCGTGATGAGAAATGAACCCACAATTTGTGGGCAAGCTAAGCTTGAGTCACACGCCTTAACCGCTCGGCCATCTTGCCTTGCGTTCGGGAGGAAATTGAAAATATCAGACAGGAAAGTAATCAGGCATCGTTGTGTCATCGATCCTCGACAGTGAGCCAGAAATAGATCTAGAAGTAATTGAATCATGGTCCGTCATCTACGTTTAGATTGTTCATTTTTCAGTCCATCGACCTAGCTTCCATCTGATCTTATCTGGACCTCTGCATACGCACTGACCGCCGTGCCACACAGGCCGCCAAACGATGGGCAGATATCAGTCATATAGCGTTTTTACTTGCTCAAGAAACAACCCTTCCTCATATTTTGACTGTGGATGACTCGCTACATCGCCTCGCCTCAGTAATCTCCCGGTTATACATAGCCAGGTGTGCGGCTGGCAGCGGACTCGGAGAACAAATGCATGATAGATGAAGGACCATCAGGTTGTCTATTTACAAGCATCGGACGCTCTTACTTACTGAACAGTGTGTTGACAGTTGATGACAGACCATAATTAGTAAGAGTATGATTCCATTCAGGTTCGGCACCCTTAGGCGCCCGAGATCGGTAAAGTCATGTCGCTGACATGATTCTCTAGTCCGGCGAGAAAGATACAGTAGTAGATTCTCTTGATCTACTTGTCTAGTCCGGATTTGCGCAGCAGCTAAAAATACATCTCTATCTATCACAGTCAGCGAGGAGATCGTATAAGTGTGCACAATATTGTTATACTAGCATCAATAAATAATATTATGTTCCAGAATCTAGCATGCAGCCCAAAATTCTACAGGAACCCGAGTCAATGATGTTTCCCGCTGGACGTAGCTTACAAACAGCTTTTGTGTTCTGGTAACAATATATCCTGGATCCCACATATCTACCGCATGGCCGAGAGTGCCATGCTTCATTGCCCATATCTTAGGTTATACCAGCTCCTCCATCCGGTAGTAAGAAAGCCGAGTGGAAATGGACGTTGTGGCTGGAAAACAATCATTCACACAGAAGAAGGTTCCCTATGGACGGATGGCAGTTCTGATGTTGTCTCCTGTATATGAGTATGCATGTGCGTTCAAGGGGTAAGCTTCGATAAACTAGCCTACCCCTGGACATCAAGGGAGTCGCCACGGAGAAGCTGATTAAAGGCATTGCCGGCGACGTTGATTGACGATTGTGGGGGTCAATTGGCAAAGTCGCTTGACATACACCGCCACTCCCTTGATTTTAACCGTGGGGTGATTACTAGGTATATGCCAATGACTACTAGTACCCCTTCGCTGCGCCTTTGACTAATTAATTCAGTCGCCGCAACTCGACAAGTCAACTGCACAGAAGCTGCCGCTATGCCACCAAATATGCTGCGGGTACTTGGCCGGTGCATTTTCTGCTATCACAGATCCGTGGATGAAGCCGTTCTGTGCTTTATTTGTAAAAGGTTTATAAGTACCCATGTTCTCCGATTCCTTCACTGTAACTTTGCTCGCTTTATCTGGaaaaaagtgctgactaaACTGCCCCGATTCTCGAACCTTTCCTGGTCGAAGACTCCTTTCAAGTTCTCAGCCTCAGCGCCGTCGCAGACAAGTATCAATACGTTTGGATGACCGGAGCGAGCAATTTCCTACAAATTAGCTCACAAGTAACCGCCAAAATGTCGCAACCCAACGAATATCCTTCTCATCGTCGATATGATGATTTTTCCGAAGAAGGCGTCAGGTAAAAAATCTGACCCCTTTGAcgcgtctaaaaatagcctgACTTGCGCGCAGCGACAATGTAGATCCTACTGCCCTGGTTGAAACTAAGAGAAAATGTGCCAAACGTTTGGCGCATTTAATCTTCTTTCGAGTGCTGGATATCCTCAGCTCCATTGCTCTTCTGTCAATCTCTAGAGCGTGTCGGTTCAAATTTCGAGATACAAGTCCTTGTCCATTCACTGGTAGAGATTCGGACACGATTCAGATGGGACCCAGCGATATCCCTTGGTCATGGCAAAGTTCAGTTTGGGTAGCTCGTTTGTCAAGAAGGGGAGGCCTTGAGGCAGGATTTGCTCGCCCTTTGTCTGAAACAGCAATGCGGTCGTCAATCCTATGTTGGTCACACGCAGTGCCACAGTTAATAAAAGGTTGGACAACGATTCAGTTCGGCTCTGGCGTCCTCATTCCGTAAGACCTCAATCTATTATCCAATAAATGAAAATTAATACATGATAATGCGTAGATGCTGCTTTACCGTGCTTCAGATTGATGATATCCTGGACAAAATTGTCCTGCGGACATTAGTTCTGTGTGCTGCTGTCCTAGCGATGGCGAGTCTGACATGCAGCACCTTTTATACACTGTGCGCGAAACGATGGGTTGAGAGGTTTATTTTCCTTGAATGGATATACGTAAGTAGATTGCTGCTTTATAGTACTTCAGTAATTGAAAGTAATGTCATCGTCTCCGATTTCCAGGCATCACACTATCCAGATGCTGGATTAAATTTTTGGAATTTCTTATGTCTTCCCGCCATTCTCCTTGCGTGGTGCATTGTAATCATTTTATTTCCACTTTTCCCAATTATTAAAATATTACTTTGGCGTTTAGGTCTTTAATATTCTTCTTTTTGACTGTTACCCTGCTTTCATGGGGCAGTCGCATTCCATCAGACCCGTCTGATTCAGCTAATAACTCTATAATTCCCTGCATAATATCAGGAGTGACCATCCTCCTTTCCATATTAATATCCGTTATACAGATATATCGTGCATTCAAGCGACTTTATATTGAGAGATGATTTGTTTCATTCTCTCTCGAATGTATATCACTAGTTTTAAATTACTGAGCATATTAAACGGAAAAATTTGTAATTGTGAGGTTTAACAAGTTTAACAACCTCACACGGCGGGCCGAGGCGCGGGCGCTTAGTTATGTGACTGCTACGTAGTAACATGAACTTCCAGCTTGACCTCCGCGTCATTCCACGGTTTACCAAATGGCTTCTTTTCCGACTTTGTGAGAAATTCACTCAGGCCTTCTCATGGACTTTGGAATCACCGCCCATATAATCACCATTCCACTCATCATTGAAATCATCCTAGTGTAGGGTGAAAGTTGAATTAATACCTATTGAACAGGCGACACACATATAGATTTTAAATACTCACAGTGGTTGCACGGAAGCAATACCATATCTTGAAGCTAATACACCAGTGATCAAAGGCAAGGCGGCAGATCCAGCTACGCCAATCCCAGTCACCAAGCCAACGCTTCCCGTAAGGAGCCACTTTGGAAGAATTTTGGTCATATGCGAAACGAGGAGTGGATACATTGGTCCGAGAACCACTCCAACCAAAGACACCTATGTAATATACGTCGTTGATACAGAAATTCGATCGGGAACAAATGGCAGCTGACGTACGGATACAGCATTTCCGATGATATTTGGAATGAACCAAACGGTGAGCTCGAGCCTTTGACGATCAAAATTAGCCCCCAGAGTTTCTAGACAAGCTTACCAACGTACCCAATTGCAATGAGAGCGTAGATAGTTACAACGCGGTATTCCCCAACCATCTTATTTAGCCACATCAAGCAGAGACGTCCTATAGTGAGACCTATGTGTGATGATTAGCTTACGGGTGATTATGCCGCATTCTGTGCTCAATAAGATGCTTTTTTGGATGAACGAACCTCCGAAGAATCCAGAAGAAATATACCCAGAATTATTTCCACCTCCGCGCTTGCGGATGATAAAAGTTACTATCCATCCTAATTGCGACGCCGTCATGTCAGTATTTTATTAATGTACAGTGTGAGTCTCGGCAAACCTCCTAGAGTGACCTCAACTCCAATATAGATTAGGGCAAATATCGCAAATAAAGGAACACTTTGGTGAGAGAAGATTTGACGATATTTGCTTCCACGTTGCTGGTGCGCTTGCTCGTTGATTGGCTCTTGGCCAGCTTCAATTAACACCTCTGTCCCAATTTCAGGAGGGGACTTCAAGATATCAACCAACATACCTTCT
The sequence above is a segment of the Psilocybe cubensis strain MGC-MH-2018 chromosome 4, whole genome shotgun sequence genome. Coding sequences within it:
- a CDS encoding DnaJ-like protein subfamily C member 3 (DnaJ homolog subfamily C member 3) produces the protein MRLFALSPLLLLLANQASADTGLYPPGLQPLITKANVLLSSGMFNEAAKVYSEAIEQSPADYLLYYKRATAYYSLQRHNSALEDFDKVLSLTSNTFDNAHLMKARIFTREGHFSLAKTSFSAYVKAKGKDKEAEELEADMLEGEKLRTKTEKERNAELWNACVESASQALRVASHSLEIRTWRAECSLAAGDIESSVGDLTRLSHLLQPSTQLLTHIFRLSYFLLSPSPAPLNTLKQCLHYDPDSKPCLSLRRMLKSFEKSFAQLDDLLGKSDWRGIIKLLLTPEGGKNGDLWKRWEEAMLSNVGEEKEVLPLVPPTLIQASIPQPAPTSAKKGKKTPRIHLPLASKVSPQRQKLVRALCKSYTHLADTVKSSADYKTQMERWCDELLTLDGCNEDVDGLVGRGEALLAKEEWEDAVRTLERAFESSGRSDREIHQRLQKAQKLLKQSKQKDYYKIIGVSRDADQKTIKKAYRKAAKSAHPDKGGSEAKMALLNEAYEVLSNPELRQRFDNGEDPMDPMAQQGGHPFQNGQHPFAHFFQQQAGGFGGQFGGGMPRGFPGGAFPGGQGGFQFHFSHGQ